Proteins encoded by one window of Microbacterium testaceum:
- a CDS encoding ATP-dependent DNA helicase RecG: protein MPGFSLASRLDGAIGGKTATAFEKAFGVKTVGELLEHYPRRYARRGELTPIDSLPLGEPVTIVAEVVSANERRMQNRRGSLLEVVISDGDGRMSLTFFNQPWRLKDLTPGRRGIFSGKVGEYRRQTQLTNPDYELFDDIAEARAEAEVTAKRPIPIYPATSSIPSTLVQKTISLVLDGLGEVEDPLPDDLRARRGLLPARSAFEQIHRPETDDDVPPAIATLRMHEAFVLQTALLQQRQFVRALSATKRPAAPGGLLERFDAILPFELTADQQSVGAQLEADLVADWPMNRLVQGEVGSGKTLVALRAMLQVAESGGQSALIAPTEVLAGQHLRSIARMLGPELAPEVMPTLLTGQMPAAERRRAALRVASGQARIVVGTHALLSATTTFADLGFVVVDEQHRFGVDQREALRAKGSSPHTLVLTATPIPRTVAMTVFGDLDVSTIRTMPAGRAGIQSFVAPLAEKPAWFARVWDRVAEEVALGRQAFVVCAAIDSDQLTADEKTDEPADAPAAAAEGSRTRWGVVQVEALLSRLPTFSGIRVQILHGKMPSDEKDAVMQAFARGDIDVLVATTVIEVGVDVPNASTMVILEADRFGVSQLHQLRGRVGRGGLPGLCLLVTEASPGTSARSRVEAVAATLDGFALAEVDLDLRGEGDVLGGAQSGARSSLRLLRVVTDADLITEARAEGERLLADDPALRRHPGLAAALERRVGVEERAALAKS, encoded by the coding sequence ATGCCCGGATTCTCGCTCGCGTCGCGCCTGGACGGCGCCATCGGCGGCAAGACCGCGACGGCATTCGAGAAGGCGTTCGGCGTGAAGACGGTGGGTGAGCTGCTCGAGCATTACCCCCGCCGCTACGCCCGTCGGGGTGAGCTCACGCCCATCGATTCCCTCCCGCTCGGCGAGCCGGTCACGATCGTGGCCGAGGTGGTCAGCGCGAACGAGCGTCGCATGCAGAACCGCCGCGGCTCGCTGCTCGAAGTCGTCATCAGCGACGGAGACGGGCGCATGTCGCTCACCTTCTTCAACCAGCCCTGGCGCTTGAAGGACCTGACTCCGGGGCGCCGCGGCATCTTCTCGGGCAAGGTCGGCGAGTACCGCCGCCAGACGCAGCTGACGAACCCCGACTACGAGCTGTTCGACGACATCGCCGAGGCTCGCGCCGAGGCCGAGGTGACGGCGAAGCGGCCCATCCCGATCTATCCCGCGACGAGTTCGATCCCGAGCACGCTCGTGCAGAAGACGATCTCGCTCGTGCTCGACGGACTCGGAGAGGTCGAAGACCCCCTGCCCGACGACCTGCGAGCTCGCCGCGGTCTCCTCCCGGCGCGCTCGGCGTTCGAGCAGATCCATCGCCCCGAGACCGATGACGACGTCCCGCCCGCGATCGCGACCCTGCGCATGCACGAGGCCTTCGTGCTGCAGACCGCCCTGCTCCAGCAGCGGCAGTTCGTGCGGGCGCTGTCGGCGACCAAGCGGCCGGCGGCGCCCGGTGGTCTGCTCGAGCGCTTCGACGCGATCCTCCCTTTCGAACTGACCGCCGACCAGCAGAGCGTCGGCGCGCAGCTCGAGGCCGACCTCGTCGCCGACTGGCCCATGAACCGTCTGGTGCAGGGCGAGGTGGGATCGGGCAAGACGCTGGTAGCGTTGCGCGCGATGCTGCAGGTCGCCGAATCCGGCGGGCAGTCCGCCCTCATCGCCCCCACCGAGGTGCTGGCCGGTCAGCACCTGCGCTCGATCGCCCGCATGCTCGGCCCCGAGCTCGCCCCCGAGGTCATGCCGACCCTGCTCACCGGGCAGATGCCGGCGGCAGAGCGTCGCCGCGCGGCCCTGCGGGTCGCCTCTGGTCAGGCGCGCATCGTCGTGGGCACTCACGCGCTCCTGAGCGCGACCACCACCTTCGCCGACCTCGGCTTCGTCGTCGTCGACGAGCAGCACCGTTTCGGCGTCGACCAGCGCGAGGCGCTGCGCGCCAAAGGCAGTTCTCCGCACACGCTCGTGTTGACGGCGACCCCCATCCCGCGCACCGTCGCCATGACGGTGTTCGGCGACCTCGACGTCTCGACCATCCGCACCATGCCGGCCGGGCGAGCCGGCATCCAGTCGTTCGTCGCCCCGCTCGCCGAGAAGCCCGCCTGGTTCGCCCGCGTGTGGGATCGCGTGGCCGAAGAGGTCGCCCTCGGGCGCCAGGCGTTCGTAGTGTGCGCCGCGATCGACTCCGACCAGCTCACCGCCGACGAGAAGACCGACGAACCGGCGGACGCACCGGCCGCCGCAGCCGAGGGCTCCCGCACGCGGTGGGGTGTCGTGCAGGTCGAGGCGTTGCTGTCGCGACTGCCGACGTTCAGCGGCATCCGCGTGCAGATCCTCCACGGCAAGATGCCCTCCGACGAGAAAGACGCCGTGATGCAGGCCTTCGCGCGCGGAGACATCGACGTTCTCGTCGCCACCACCGTGATCGAGGTCGGCGTCGACGTGCCCAACGCCTCCACGATGGTCATCCTCGAAGCCGATCGCTTCGGCGTCTCGCAGCTGCATCAGCTGCGCGGACGCGTCGGGCGAGGGGGGCTCCCGGGCCTCTGCCTGCTGGTGACCGAAGCCTCGCCCGGAACATCGGCGCGCTCACGCGTCGAGGCGGTGGCAGCGACCCTCGACGGCTTCGCCCTGGCCGAGGTCGACCTCGACCTGCGCGGCGAAGGTGACGTGCTCGGCGGCGCGCAGTCGGGAGCGCGTTCGTCGCTGCGTCTGCTGCGAGTGGTTACCGACGCCGACCTCATCACCGAGGCCCGCGCCGAGGGCGAGAGACTTCTCGCCGACGATCCGGCTCTGCGCCGGCATCCGGGGCTCGCCGCCGCCCTCGAGCGCCGTGTCGGAGTCGAGGAGCGCGCTGCCCTGGCGAAGTCCTGA
- a CDS encoding GNAT family N-acetyltransferase, with product MTSLPAGLELRPLHVPAHIDDPDAADFREMVRLRNLIYSEISGHDDSSMPADELLPLYQPQPEMKRFAWIAVHHGEVVGRVGLDFPQEEGARTGFWLIELRRSAWGHGIGRAAYALIENIARDHGRTVLQSWAEHPAADGPRLEPPTGFGSVPRDHAARFLLASGFSLEQIVRVSALDLAGARPRLEELLTEAEQAAVGYRIVQWALPTPDEFVDSFAWMKSRMVTDAPSADLEFDEEVWDAARVRRYEAGYTDAGRHMLVTAAQHVDTGELAAFNELVIGKDRTAATSQEDTLVVASHRGHRLGMLVKCAGLLAWNDVAPRSPRVLTYNAEENRPMLSINEAIGFAPISYEGVWKKVL from the coding sequence ATGACCTCCCTCCCCGCCGGCCTCGAGCTGCGCCCGCTTCACGTCCCCGCCCACATCGATGACCCGGATGCCGCCGACTTCCGCGAGATGGTCCGCCTCCGCAACCTGATCTACTCCGAGATCTCGGGCCACGACGACTCATCGATGCCCGCCGACGAGCTCCTCCCGCTCTACCAACCGCAACCCGAGATGAAGCGATTCGCCTGGATCGCCGTCCACCACGGCGAGGTCGTCGGGCGCGTGGGTCTCGACTTCCCCCAGGAGGAGGGCGCCCGCACCGGGTTCTGGCTCATCGAACTGCGCCGCTCCGCGTGGGGGCACGGCATCGGGCGCGCCGCCTACGCGCTCATCGAGAACATCGCTCGAGATCACGGGCGTACCGTCCTGCAGTCGTGGGCCGAGCACCCCGCCGCGGACGGACCGCGCCTCGAGCCGCCGACGGGGTTCGGGTCGGTCCCCCGGGATCACGCCGCGCGGTTCCTCCTCGCATCCGGATTCTCGCTCGAGCAGATCGTGCGGGTGAGCGCGCTCGATCTCGCCGGGGCGCGACCGCGTCTCGAGGAACTCCTCACCGAGGCGGAGCAGGCGGCCGTCGGGTACCGGATCGTTCAGTGGGCCCTCCCCACTCCCGACGAGTTCGTCGACTCCTTCGCGTGGATGAAGTCCCGCATGGTGACGGACGCCCCCTCGGCGGACCTCGAGTTCGACGAGGAGGTCTGGGATGCCGCCCGCGTCCGTCGCTACGAAGCGGGTTACACCGACGCGGGGCGGCACATGCTCGTCACCGCCGCCCAGCACGTCGACACCGGCGAGCTCGCGGCCTTCAACGAGCTGGTCATCGGCAAGGACCGCACCGCGGCGACCAGCCAGGAGGACACCCTCGTCGTCGCGTCGCACCGCGGCCATCGGCTCGGAATGCTCGTGAAGTGCGCCGGGCTCCTCGCGTGGAATGACGTTGCTCCCCGCTCGCCCCGCGTGCTGACCTACAACGCCGAGGAGAACCGCCCCATGCTCTCGATAAACGAAGCCATCGGCTTCGCACCGATCTCGTACGAAGGAGTGTGGAAGAAGGTGCTGTGA
- a CDS encoding YceD family protein — MREHTLDLPTPEKWGEGLLAIPEGEILELDVRLESVHEGILVSGTVDTTAVGVCGRCLIDIAEPVEVEFQELFAYPGDEANDFDVQDDHVDLENLVRDAIVLSLPFQPVCQPDCPGLDPNTGERLTESPGTTEQTPVDPRWAALQQYTPDDGDAPRAAPKTEKS, encoded by the coding sequence ATGCGCGAACACACGCTCGACCTGCCCACCCCCGAGAAGTGGGGTGAGGGACTGCTCGCGATCCCCGAGGGCGAGATCCTCGAGCTCGACGTGCGTCTCGAGTCCGTGCACGAGGGCATTCTCGTCTCGGGCACCGTCGACACCACCGCGGTCGGAGTGTGCGGACGCTGCTTGATCGACATCGCCGAGCCTGTCGAAGTCGAGTTCCAGGAACTTTTCGCGTATCCTGGGGACGAAGCGAACGACTTCGACGTTCAAGACGACCACGTGGATCTTGAAAATCTGGTCCGGGATGCCATTGTCCTTTCGCTTCCGTTCCAGCCGGTGTGTCAGCCGGACTGCCCCGGGCTCGACCCGAACACGGGCGAGAGGCTGACGGAAAGCCCCGGCACCACGGAGCAGACGCCTGTCGATCCTCGATGGGCTGCGCTCCAGCAGTACACCCCAGACGACGGCGATGCGCCCCGCGCCGCCCCCAAGACAGAGAAGAGCTAG
- the coaD gene encoding pantetheine-phosphate adenylyltransferase yields the protein MNPRIAVVPGSFDPPTLGHLDVIRRAAGLFDQLHVLVVHNPGKEAMLPIAQRQSLLEQSIAEAGVQGDVIVAAWSMGLLVDYCTEVGAKVLVKGIRSQVDVAYETPMAIVNRDLAHVETVFLLPDPSHALVSSSLVRQVAGLGGDVSQYVPPAVARLLDTGARGI from the coding sequence ATGAACCCCCGGATCGCCGTCGTTCCCGGCTCGTTCGACCCTCCCACGCTCGGTCACCTCGATGTGATCCGGCGCGCGGCGGGTCTCTTCGACCAGCTGCACGTGCTCGTGGTCCACAACCCGGGCAAAGAGGCCATGCTCCCCATCGCTCAGCGGCAGAGTCTGCTCGAGCAGTCGATCGCCGAGGCGGGCGTCCAGGGCGACGTGATCGTCGCCGCGTGGAGCATGGGCCTGCTCGTGGACTACTGCACCGAGGTGGGAGCGAAGGTGCTCGTGAAGGGCATCCGTTCGCAGGTCGACGTGGCGTACGAGACGCCCATGGCGATCGTGAACCGCGACCTCGCCCACGTCGAGACGGTCTTCCTGCTTCCCGACCCCTCTCATGCGCTGGTCTCGAGCTCGCTCGTGCGTCAGGTGGCGGGTCTCGGCGGTGACGTGTCGCAATACGTTCCGCCCGCGGTCGCGCGGCTCCTCGACACCGGCGCTCGCGGCATCTGA
- the thiL gene encoding thiamine-phosphate kinase produces MTDAETTRATTVGELSEGQILRGILDRLPPSTAPVGPGDDAAVLSVPDGRVVATTDTLVHGPDFRLAWSSSFDLGFKSAAVNLADVAAMGARPIALLVALAMPDDTPVTFVRGFADGLAAACAELAPDCAVEGGDLTVSDTLTIAVTALGSLDGRDPVRRSGARVGDGVYVIGELGEAARGLEVLFGRFRDADGTPVVITSEARAALGADDARGLARQLTPRPPIAEALRAADAGATAMMDISDGLVLDATRLADASGVTIALDSATLGDDPDRALGGGEDHGFLVTFAAGADPLGRRVGTVVARGSVAVTVDDRPWTGRGGWDPYRDWDAGRG; encoded by the coding sequence CCACCCGTGCAACCACTGTGGGCGAGCTGTCCGAGGGGCAGATCCTGCGCGGCATCCTGGACCGTCTTCCGCCGTCGACCGCCCCGGTCGGGCCCGGTGACGATGCCGCTGTGCTGTCGGTTCCCGACGGGCGGGTCGTCGCGACGACCGACACGCTCGTGCACGGGCCCGACTTCCGGCTGGCGTGGTCGTCGTCGTTCGATCTCGGTTTCAAGTCCGCGGCGGTGAACCTCGCCGATGTCGCCGCGATGGGTGCGCGACCGATCGCTCTGCTGGTCGCGCTCGCGATGCCCGACGACACTCCTGTCACGTTCGTCCGCGGGTTCGCCGACGGCCTCGCGGCGGCCTGCGCCGAGCTGGCACCGGACTGCGCGGTCGAGGGGGGCGACCTCACGGTCTCGGACACCCTGACCATCGCCGTGACGGCCCTGGGGAGCCTCGACGGCCGCGATCCCGTGCGTCGCTCCGGTGCCCGCGTCGGAGACGGCGTCTACGTGATCGGCGAGCTCGGCGAGGCCGCGCGGGGACTCGAGGTGCTCTTCGGGCGGTTCCGGGATGCCGACGGCACTCCCGTCGTGATCACGTCCGAGGCCCGGGCGGCGCTCGGTGCCGACGACGCGCGCGGACTGGCTCGCCAGCTCACGCCGCGACCGCCGATCGCGGAGGCCTTGCGCGCCGCGGATGCGGGGGCCACCGCGATGATGGACATCTCCGACGGTCTCGTCCTCGACGCCACGCGCCTGGCCGATGCCTCGGGGGTCACGATCGCCCTCGACTCCGCGACCCTCGGCGACGACCCCGACCGCGCGCTCGGCGGGGGAGAGGACCATGGGTTCCTCGTGACGTTCGCGGCCGGAGCGGACCCGCTGGGCCGTCGCGTGGGAACGGTCGTGGCGCGCGGGAGCGTAGCCGTCACCGTCGACGATCGGCCCTGGACGGGCCGGGGCGGGTGGGATCCGTACCGCGACTGGGACGCCGGTCGCGGCTGA
- the rpmF gene encoding 50S ribosomal protein L32, translating into MAGNPPKRKVSRSNTRSRRAQWKAEAPALVKTIENGKVVYSRPHQAKVVTDSQGTELFLEYKGRKVADV; encoded by the coding sequence ATGGCAGGTAACCCCCCGAAGCGGAAGGTCTCCCGCTCCAACACCCGCTCGCGTCGTGCGCAGTGGAAGGCTGAAGCCCCCGCGCTGGTCAAGACCATCGAGAACGGCAAGGTCGTCTACAGCCGCCCCCACCAGGCGAAGGTCGTCACCGACTCGCAGGGCACCGAGCTCTTCCTCGAGTACAAGGGCCGCAAGGTCGCCGACGTCTGA
- a CDS encoding WXG100 family type VII secretion target translates to MHVTADTDSLAASAQALSSAADALSAEMDTLASASQTMRAGWKGEAQAAWTGRHAQMDSAMRDKAAVLRLTSQRVSQYAQDLAQADVDGARAVLGF, encoded by the coding sequence ATGCACGTCACGGCAGACACGGATTCGCTCGCCGCTTCGGCGCAGGCGCTGTCCAGCGCGGCCGATGCCCTGAGCGCCGAGATGGACACGTTGGCATCCGCTTCTCAGACCATGCGCGCGGGCTGGAAGGGCGAGGCGCAGGCCGCCTGGACGGGTCGACACGCTCAGATGGATAGCGCGATGCGCGACAAGGCCGCGGTGCTCCGGCTGACGAGCCAACGCGTGTCGCAGTACGCGCAGGATCTCGCGCAGGCGGACGTCGACGGCGCTCGCGCGGTCCTCGGTTTCTGA
- the mutM gene encoding bifunctional DNA-formamidopyrimidine glycosylase/DNA-(apurinic or apyrimidinic site) lyase: MPELPEVEVVRAGLEPAVTGALISSVDVRDDRALTRHAGGAAHFEAELTGRRIASAVRRGKFLWMPVADDEAIVTHLGMSGQMLLRAPGAPEERHERIRIELEHPVHGPLSVVFADQRTFGSLAIDSLVDTPDGAAGGRGSDLARVPTQVAHIGRDPLDPAFDAARFRARLARTSSGIKRVLLDQTAASGIGNIYADESLWAARIHPETAASDLPTRAVNRLLVEVQAVLEKALAEGGTSFDAQYVNVNGQAGYFAHSLNAYGRTGQPCPRCGRPIVRVSFMNRSSHFCPHCQRV; the protein is encoded by the coding sequence GTGCCTGAGCTTCCCGAGGTCGAGGTCGTCCGCGCCGGTCTCGAGCCCGCCGTCACCGGCGCCCTCATCTCGTCGGTCGATGTGCGCGACGACCGCGCGCTGACCCGTCACGCCGGGGGAGCCGCGCACTTCGAGGCGGAGCTGACGGGCCGACGCATCGCGTCCGCCGTGCGCAGAGGCAAATTCCTGTGGATGCCGGTGGCCGACGACGAGGCCATCGTCACCCATCTGGGAATGAGCGGCCAGATGCTCCTCCGTGCCCCCGGAGCGCCGGAGGAGCGACACGAGCGCATCCGCATCGAGCTGGAGCACCCGGTGCACGGGCCGCTGTCGGTCGTGTTCGCCGATCAACGCACGTTCGGTTCGCTCGCGATCGACAGCCTGGTCGACACGCCCGACGGCGCTGCCGGCGGTCGCGGCTCGGACCTCGCCCGCGTACCGACGCAGGTCGCGCACATCGGCCGCGATCCCCTCGACCCCGCGTTCGACGCCGCACGATTCCGCGCGCGATTGGCCCGTACCTCCTCGGGGATCAAACGTGTGCTTCTGGATCAGACGGCGGCGAGCGGTATCGGCAACATCTACGCCGACGAGTCCTTGTGGGCTGCGCGCATCCACCCCGAGACGGCGGCATCCGATCTTCCGACGCGCGCGGTGAACCGTCTGCTCGTTGAAGTGCAGGCGGTGCTCGAGAAGGCCCTCGCCGAGGGGGGAACGAGCTTCGACGCCCAGTACGTCAACGTCAACGGGCAGGCAGGCTACTTCGCGCACTCGCTCAATGCGTACGGGCGCACCGGCCAGCCGTGTCCGCGGTGCGGGCGCCCGATCGTGCGCGTGTCGTTCATGAACCGGTCGAGCCACTTCTGCCCGCACTGCCAGCGGGTCTAG
- the rsmD gene encoding 16S rRNA (guanine(966)-N(2))-methyltransferase RsmD: protein MTRIISGRAGGTVLDVPPKGTRPTSDRVRESLFGALESAGLLDDARVADLFAGSGALGLESLSRGAVSADLVELSAPAAALIRKNAERVKTAGVTAPARVHKANVTTFLSASTLEWDLVFLDPPYDFADDELTKALVALAPRLHPDATVIVERAKRSAAPEWAAAGLEAERDRAYGDTTMWWGRPRIV from the coding sequence GTGACGCGCATCATCTCGGGCCGGGCCGGAGGCACGGTCCTCGACGTGCCCCCCAAGGGCACCCGCCCCACGAGCGACCGCGTCCGCGAGTCGCTCTTCGGAGCGCTCGAGTCCGCGGGCCTGCTCGACGACGCACGCGTGGCGGATCTGTTCGCGGGCTCCGGCGCCCTGGGGCTCGAGAGCCTCAGCCGCGGCGCCGTCTCCGCGGACCTCGTCGAGCTGTCGGCACCCGCCGCGGCCCTCATCCGCAAGAACGCCGAACGGGTGAAGACGGCCGGCGTCACCGCCCCCGCGCGCGTGCACAAGGCGAACGTCACGACGTTCCTCTCGGCATCCACCCTCGAATGGGACCTCGTTTTCCTCGATCCGCCCTACGACTTCGCCGACGATGAGCTCACGAAAGCGCTCGTCGCGCTCGCGCCGCGCCTGCACCCCGACGCCACGGTGATCGTCGAGCGGGCGAAGCGATCCGCCGCCCCCGAGTGGGCCGCCGCCGGACTCGAGGCCGAGCGCGACCGCGCCTACGGCGACACCACGATGTGGTGGGGACGACCGCGGATCGTCTGA
- the rnc gene encoding ribonuclease III — MTRNNVERAALTEKLGVEIDPELLSLALTHRSFAYENGGIPHNERLEFLGDSVLGQAVTVRLFTRHPDLDEGSLAKRRASVVSTVALAEVARTIELGDHVRLGRGEILTGGRDKDSILADTMEALIGATFLSAGPDAATGMVLRLVEPLLADPERYGAAMDPKTSLQEIAARLGLAAPVYTVEATGPDHDRRFTATVTTGDVVTTGVGSSKKHAEMAAALTAWRELDARA; from the coding sequence GTGACGCGTAACAACGTCGAGCGCGCAGCGCTCACCGAGAAGCTCGGGGTCGAGATTGACCCCGAGCTTCTTTCTCTTGCTTTGACCCACCGTTCGTTCGCGTACGAGAACGGCGGCATTCCGCACAACGAGCGCCTCGAGTTCCTCGGCGACTCCGTGCTCGGCCAGGCCGTCACGGTCCGGCTGTTCACGCGGCATCCCGATCTCGACGAGGGAAGCCTCGCCAAGCGGCGCGCGAGCGTCGTGTCGACGGTGGCGCTGGCCGAGGTCGCCCGCACGATCGAACTCGGCGACCACGTGCGGCTGGGCCGCGGCGAGATCCTCACCGGTGGGCGCGACAAGGACTCGATCCTCGCCGACACCATGGAGGCGCTCATCGGCGCGACCTTCCTGTCGGCCGGCCCCGACGCGGCGACCGGCATGGTGCTGCGCCTGGTCGAACCGCTTCTCGCGGACCCCGAGCGGTACGGCGCGGCGATGGACCCGAAGACGAGCCTGCAAGAGATCGCGGCCCGACTCGGTCTCGCGGCTCCTGTCTACACGGTCGAGGCGACCGGGCCCGATCACGACCGCCGGTTCACCGCCACCGTCACCACGGGCGACGTCGTGACCACAGGCGTCGGCTCCAGCAAGAAGCACGCCGAGATGGCTGCGGCTCTCACCGCGTGGCGCGAGCTCGACGCGCGTGCCTGA